CCTAAAAAAGATAATGAATTCGATATTGTTTTAACAAGTCCGCCTTATGGAGATAGTTTTACAACGGTTGCTTATGGTCAATTTTCAATGTTCAGTAATCAATGGTTTGGAATAAAATATGCAAGACAAATTGACAATATGTTAATGGGTGGTAGTCCTGTAAAAGAGATTTATCCAAATAGTATAATTACAGATTTTATTAACGAAATTTCAAAAAAGTCAACACGTAGGGCTTTAGAGGTATCTTCATTCTATTTTGACCTCGATAAATCGATTAAAGATGTAGCAAACAGTGTAAAGAAAGAAGGTAAAATCATTTATATTGTAGGCAATAGAACTGTAAAAGACATTCAACTCCCAACTGACCAGTTTATTGCTGAAAGATTTGAAAATTATGGATTTAGACACATAATAACTTATGAAAGGCTATTAGGAAATAAGGCTATGCCATTACAAAACTCACCTTCAAATAAGGTAGGACAAAGAAAAGGAACAATGACAAAAGAATATATAGTTGTTTGTGAAAAATAAAAAAGAACTACCGCTAACAGCGGTTTGGCGTAATGGCGGGTGCAGTGCTTCGTATGACAGTTTTGTGGTAGGTTCAAGTGCAGTTCTTCGATTGAACTTTTGTACTAAAAATCCGCCACTACGCCAAGCCGCAAAACGTTATGCGGCAGCTTAAAAGACGACACCAAACCAGAAAAATCATCTTGACAAATCAACTTTAAATTATGAAGGGTGAAACTTTTCGGGGACAACTTCCAGCATTTCCAAAAAACAGTTTTTCCATTGACTTGGCGACAAACAGACAATTTGGGAGTTAAGGTTTATTCCGAACTTTTCCGATATTGACCTGACCTGACTTTTCCTGAAAATCGACTTTAAAGCTGATTTTACAGATAAATCAGGTTTCTGTAACAGACAGGAAATAAAAGCTAAATATTTGGCTTTAAGCTCAAAATCAAAAGAAGACGGATTTCTTTTAATGCGTAACAGAGCTGACTTAACAGTTGGCGGTGGCAAGAAACTTTCAGGACTTACCTCATAGACAAGTTTCAAATCAAAGAAAGTATGATAGAAAACGGTATATGGATTGTAAAGCTTGCTCGAAAACAACTTTTGTGTAGGTTCTAACTGAAGGACAATGGAACCTCCCAGAAAATTTTCAACACACTCGAACATCAGGATTTTGAAAATATCGGAAGTAATTCCATAAGGGATATTTGACACCACTTTGAAAGGAAATTTCGGAACTACAAAATTCCTAAAATCACAACCGACAATTTGAACATTGCGGGCATCAGAAAATAATTTTCGTAAATGTTCAACCAAAGCTGTGTCGTTTTCAATAGCTACGACATTGTTGGCGATTTTTAATAAATGGACAGTAAGAAATCCCTTGCCTGCTCCAATATCCAAAACCGTATCCTGACTATTTATATTTGCTTGTTTTATTGCATCTTCTATGAGCACTTTATCAATGGTAAAGTGCTGGCCCGTGAAACGAACGGGCAATTTCTTTTTTGTCATTAATTACTTCTTACAGGTGAATACTTGAATTCAAATCGTGGAGAAGTGAATAGACAGTATTACCCGACAGAGCAACTATGACAAAGCAACGCCATCAAAAAAATGACGGCATAAACAAAGCATAGCCTGATTGTCTTGACCTAAAAGATTGATTGGAATTTATTCAGGACTGCCTATCACTTAGATAGAAGTCCATAGTCTGCAAAGACAAAACATAGAGATATTCTTTTATAATTATACAACGGCAAATTTAGTAACTTTGCTTGATAAATTAACGAGAAAGAAGAAA
This Cecembia calidifontis DNA region includes the following protein-coding sequences:
- the erm gene encoding 23S ribosomal RNA methyltransferase Erm — protein: MTKKKLPVRFTGQHFTIDKVLIEDAIKQANINSQDTVLDIGAGKGFLTVHLLKIANNVVAIENDTALVEHLRKLFSDARNVQIVGCDFRNFVVPKFPFKVVSNIPYGITSDIFKILMFECVENFLGGSIVLQLEPTQKLFSSKLYNPYTVFYHTFFDLKLVYEVSPESFLPPPTVKSALLRIKRNPSSFDFELKAKYLAFISCLLQKPDLSVKSALKSIFRKSQVRSISEKFGINLNSQIVCLSPSQWKNCFLEMLEVVPEKFHPS